Proteins co-encoded in one Flavobacteriaceae bacterium MAR_2009_75 genomic window:
- a CDS encoding PhzF family phenazine biosynthesis protein: protein MDNSKIVTVQILNAFAENGTGGNPAGVVLNADDLSDKNKLEIAKKVGLSETAFVSKSKTEDFKLDFFTPNKQIAHCGHATVATFSYLKQIGALQDNSSSKETIDGKRKIEINGDLAFMEQLAPKYVDVSQKESLILKSLGLKKTDLIPNAPIQLVNTGNSFILVPVKSNEILKNLIPDFDLITKISDEFDLIGYYVFSTKTEYDATSRMFGPRYGILEESGTGMAAGPLGCYLFDILKIKKSSFHIQQGKYMKEPSPSLIIVNLRIDNGEIKDLMAGGKGILNRQLDIELRA from the coding sequence ATGGACAATTCAAAAATAGTTACAGTACAAATTCTTAACGCTTTTGCAGAAAACGGAACAGGTGGTAATCCCGCAGGTGTGGTTTTAAATGCAGATGATTTATCTGATAAAAATAAACTTGAGATTGCTAAAAAAGTAGGCTTGTCAGAAACCGCATTTGTTTCTAAATCTAAAACGGAAGACTTTAAATTAGACTTCTTTACGCCAAACAAACAAATAGCCCATTGTGGCCACGCGACAGTAGCTACGTTTTCCTATTTAAAACAAATAGGTGCTCTGCAGGATAATAGTTCATCAAAAGAAACAATAGACGGAAAACGAAAAATAGAAATAAATGGAGATTTAGCTTTTATGGAACAATTGGCTCCAAAATATGTTGATGTAAGCCAGAAAGAAAGTTTAATTCTAAAATCATTAGGATTAAAAAAAACTGACCTTATACCAAATGCTCCAATTCAATTAGTAAACACAGGAAATTCATTCATACTCGTTCCCGTTAAAAGCAATGAAATTTTAAAGAACTTAATTCCTGATTTTGACTTGATAACCAAAATTAGTGACGAATTCGATTTAATCGGCTACTATGTATTTTCTACTAAGACAGAGTATGACGCTACTTCAAGAATGTTTGGTCCTCGTTATGGAATTTTAGAAGAGTCAGGAACAGGAATGGCTGCCGGACCACTAGGTTGCTACTTATTTGACATTTTAAAAATAAAGAAAAGCTCCTTCCATATTCAACAAGGCAAGTATATGAAAGAACCTTCACCGAGCTTGATTATTGTTAATTTACGAATCGATAATGGAGAAATAAAGGATTTAATGGCAGGTGGTAAAGGAATACTAAATAGACAATTAGACATTGAATTAAGAGCTTAA
- a CDS encoding RNA polymerase sigma (SigZ) subunit, whose product MQAEKTIIVKTEINKIWIDLNEELYKFILGKIKDEQTSKDIHQEVFLKIQTKIHQLKHTSKLTSWIYQITRNSIIDHYRKAKNNNISINEFDIPEIDTHNFDYSNLTNCINQKIENLSKQHKEAIILTSFKNYSQKELADYLKISYSGTKSRVQKAKEILKENILDCPNVESDKTGKLLNFENN is encoded by the coding sequence ATGCAAGCTGAAAAAACTATAATCGTGAAAACTGAAATTAATAAAATTTGGATTGACCTAAATGAAGAACTTTATAAGTTCATTTTAGGAAAAATAAAAGATGAGCAAACTTCAAAAGATATTCATCAAGAGGTTTTCTTAAAAATTCAAACTAAAATTCATCAGCTCAAACACACTTCCAAACTGACATCTTGGATTTACCAAATTACTAGAAATAGCATCATTGACCATTATCGAAAAGCTAAAAATAATAACATCTCAATAAATGAATTTGATATTCCAGAAATAGATACTCATAATTTTGACTACTCAAATCTAACAAACTGTATCAATCAAAAAATAGAAAACCTTTCAAAACAACATAAAGAAGCAATTATTTTAACCTCTTTCAAAAATTATTCACAAAAAGAACTAGCAGATTATTTAAAAATCTCATATTCTGGAACGAAATCAAGAGTTCAAAAAGCTAAAGAAATTTTAAAAGAAAACATATTAGATTGTCCAAATGTAGAATCAGATAAAACAGGCAAATTACTAAACTTTGAAAATAATTAA
- a CDS encoding putative ATP-binding protein involved in virulence: protein MTEIKTIKIEKLFGEKDYKIKLEDNRLILVAENGAGKTTIVNIIYYFISRQWTKLLKYDFFAVEVEFSQNSIRLEKSEIDILNSDKLNRLMRRYSPSIRERFKLLLKNYDFSDISNNIDKLEYIADEYRLPKSLIMEISRYAERQQINLFEDTLKEKEQLLSELIDTQILYLPTYRRIEQDLNNILPDLKEELNSYRRKKYRSLVNNEDSGFVELVEFGMEDVVDKVNKKLSDLREDFNSNLKTNLTGGYLKDVINKNYSKITYNQIESLTPESLKRIFDRIDEDVLSNTEKKKLNIFVSDIRKGGTIEKEENKILAYFIYKLTTIYSELEKDEKDITEFIRVCNDYSSNKVFLYDYVNFKILIRPFRNEKINFQKPIEFSDLSSGEKQIVSLFSHIYLSKSKSYIVIIDEPELSLSVSWQKRFLSDIANNEKCLGLISVTHSPFIFENNLEKYAHGLNEFETKF from the coding sequence ATGACTGAAATAAAAACAATCAAAATCGAGAAACTCTTCGGAGAGAAAGATTATAAAATCAAACTTGAAGACAATCGATTAATATTGGTTGCTGAAAATGGTGCAGGCAAGACAACAATAGTAAATATTATATATTACTTCATTAGCAGACAGTGGACTAAACTTTTAAAATATGATTTCTTTGCAGTAGAAGTAGAATTCTCTCAAAACTCTATAAGGTTAGAAAAAAGCGAAATTGACATTTTAAATTCTGACAAGTTAAATCGTCTAATGAGACGATATAGCCCTTCAATAAGAGAAAGATTTAAGTTACTATTAAAAAACTATGACTTTTCAGATATTAGCAATAATATAGATAAACTTGAATATATCGCTGATGAATACAGACTTCCTAAAAGCCTTATTATGGAGATAAGCAGATATGCGGAAAGACAGCAAATAAATCTGTTTGAAGACACTTTAAAAGAGAAGGAACAACTACTTTCTGAATTAATTGACACTCAAATTCTTTATTTACCGACCTACAGAAGAATTGAGCAAGATTTAAATAATATCTTACCAGATTTAAAAGAAGAATTAAACTCTTATAGAAGAAAAAAATATCGCTCATTAGTCAACAATGAAGATAGTGGGTTTGTCGAACTAGTTGAATTTGGGATGGAAGATGTGGTAGATAAAGTAAATAAGAAATTAAGTGATTTAAGAGAGGATTTCAATTCAAATTTAAAAACCAATCTTACTGGTGGATATTTAAAAGATGTGATTAATAAAAATTATTCAAAAATCACTTATAATCAAATAGAATCATTAACACCAGAATCATTAAAGAGAATATTCGATAGAATTGACGAAGATGTACTTTCTAATACCGAAAAGAAAAAACTAAACATATTCGTGAGTGATATAAGAAAAGGTGGAACAATTGAAAAAGAAGAAAACAAAATTCTAGCCTATTTCATATACAAACTAACAACAATATATTCCGAATTAGAAAAAGACGAAAAAGACATAACAGAATTTATACGTGTGTGTAATGATTATTCTTCTAACAAAGTGTTTTTATACGATTATGTAAATTTCAAAATACTAATTCGACCTTTTAGGAATGAAAAAATAAACTTTCAGAAACCGATAGAGTTTAGTGATTTATCTTCTGGAGAAAAACAAATTGTTTCATTATTTAGTCACATATATCTTTCTAAATCTAAAAGTTATATAGTAATAATAGATGAACCAGAATTATCACTTTCAGTTTCTTGGCAAAAACGTTTTCTATCGGACATTGCAAATAATGAAAAATGTTTAGGTTTAATTTCAGTAACACATTCACCGTTTATTTTCGAAAACAACTTAGAAAAGTATGCTCACGGTCTTAATGAATTTGAAACAAAATTTTAG
- a CDS encoding site-specific recombinase XerD, translated as MNFSKYSFKPDIHRDKRIILIKFKYNKLLQEQLRHRFPSARWSKTKKAWYLPDLPVIRRELNIDQKNSITIKSGNINTVNREAYNRLHEHLQLKGYSQNTVRIYLAEFNHLLSLLKNYPVDKLDAKKLRDYFLYCLKTEGMGERKINGKINAIKCYFEQVVHRPKMFFDIPRPKKPLTLPKMLDKSEVKKILQVTKNQKHAMALQLCYGMGLRVSEVVNLKVEDIDSQRMAVHITSAKGKKDRYVPLPASVLPKLREYYIKYRPKDYLLEGQYGGRYSIGSVQQVFKTAMRKAGVNKRIGVHGLRHSYATHLLEAGADMRFIQELLGHNSIKTTQVYTKVTPRSLSNIKSPIDSL; from the coding sequence ATGAATTTTTCAAAATATTCTTTCAAACCCGACATTCATCGAGATAAAAGAATAATTCTTATCAAGTTTAAATATAACAAATTACTCCAAGAACAATTGCGACACAGGTTTCCGTCAGCAAGGTGGAGCAAGACTAAAAAAGCTTGGTATCTACCCGATTTACCCGTGATTCGAAGGGAGTTGAATATCGACCAAAAAAATAGTATTACAATAAAATCGGGCAACATCAATACCGTAAATCGAGAGGCGTATAATCGATTACATGAACACTTACAACTAAAAGGGTACAGTCAAAACACGGTTCGCATCTATTTGGCTGAATTCAATCATCTGTTGAGTCTTTTAAAGAATTACCCGGTAGACAAGCTCGACGCTAAAAAGTTAAGAGACTATTTCTTGTACTGTTTAAAAACAGAGGGTATGGGAGAACGAAAAATAAACGGAAAAATAAATGCTATCAAGTGTTATTTTGAACAGGTTGTACACCGTCCGAAAATGTTCTTCGATATTCCCCGGCCAAAGAAACCCTTGACACTGCCCAAAATGTTGGATAAATCAGAGGTGAAAAAAATATTGCAGGTTACAAAAAACCAAAAACATGCAATGGCACTGCAACTCTGTTATGGCATGGGCCTAAGAGTGTCAGAAGTGGTAAACCTAAAGGTCGAAGATATCGATAGCCAGCGAATGGCAGTGCATATAACCTCGGCCAAAGGAAAAAAAGACAGGTATGTGCCCTTGCCGGCCAGCGTACTTCCCAAACTCAGAGAATATTATATAAAGTATAGACCCAAAGATTACCTATTAGAGGGGCAATATGGTGGGCGCTATTCCATAGGTAGTGTTCAACAAGTGTTTAAGACGGCGATGAGGAAGGCCGGTGTAAATAAACGAATAGGGGTTCATGGCCTACGGCACAGTTATGCGACTCACTTGCTAGAGGCAGGCGCCGATATGCGTTTTATTCAAGAGCTTTTAGGCCACAATAGTATTAAGACTACACAGGTTTATACCAAGGTAACCCCCAGAAGCTTGTCTAATATAAAGAGTCCGATAGACTCTTTATAA
- a CDS encoding glycerate kinase, whose translation MKFVVAPDKFKDSLTGFEFCDAVANGIHSVLDTAEIIKMPLADGGDGTMEVVRHYIKGEIITLTAQDPLFRPLKTSYLFSEQNKAAYIEMAEISGLKLLSSGERDCMHTTTFGTGQLIADALDKGAREIILGIGGSATNDGGLGMATALGYRFLDTHGQELSPVGSNLIKVKSINSSQMNPLIAKASIKIACDVTNVFYGDDGAAKVYGAQKGASPEDIVHLDKGLQNFSKLIKEIYKTDLQTIKGAGAAGGIGGGAMVFLNAELESGIELVKKLANFDQVIEGADWIITGEGQLDGQTLSGKTIDGVVSSAAKHGIPVAAFCGSVAITQAQQNELGIVYTASIIKGISTLEQAMKKSFANLEFASYNFAQLIQHTL comes from the coding sequence ATGAAATTCGTAGTTGCCCCAGATAAGTTTAAAGATTCGTTGACCGGTTTTGAATTCTGTGATGCTGTGGCCAATGGTATACATTCGGTATTAGATACGGCAGAAATCATTAAAATGCCATTGGCCGACGGTGGTGATGGTACGATGGAAGTGGTTCGACATTATATCAAAGGTGAAATCATAACTTTAACTGCCCAAGACCCGCTATTCAGACCCCTGAAAACCTCGTACCTCTTTTCTGAGCAGAATAAGGCCGCCTATATTGAAATGGCCGAAATTTCAGGCCTTAAGCTTCTATCTAGCGGCGAACGTGATTGCATGCACACCACAACTTTTGGTACCGGGCAGCTTATTGCCGATGCCTTGGATAAGGGAGCACGGGAAATTATTTTAGGTATTGGAGGAAGCGCTACCAACGATGGCGGACTGGGAATGGCCACAGCCTTAGGATATCGTTTTTTAGATACGCATGGCCAAGAGTTATCGCCCGTAGGAAGCAATCTCATAAAGGTCAAGAGCATTAACAGCTCACAGATGAATCCGCTAATCGCCAAAGCATCTATTAAAATAGCCTGTGATGTCACCAATGTATTTTATGGGGATGACGGAGCCGCCAAAGTATATGGTGCCCAAAAAGGAGCCTCACCAGAAGATATTGTTCATTTGGACAAGGGCCTGCAAAATTTTTCGAAGCTGATCAAGGAAATTTACAAAACAGACCTACAAACTATCAAAGGTGCTGGGGCCGCTGGTGGAATCGGTGGCGGAGCGATGGTTTTTTTGAATGCTGAATTGGAATCGGGTATCGAACTGGTCAAAAAGTTGGCCAACTTTGATCAGGTTATCGAGGGGGCCGATTGGATCATCACCGGTGAAGGGCAGCTCGACGGGCAGACCCTATCGGGAAAGACAATAGATGGCGTTGTTAGCTCTGCAGCGAAACACGGTATACCGGTGGCGGCTTTCTGCGGTTCGGTAGCCATCACCCAAGCGCAACAAAACGAACTGGGCATTGTTTATACAGCATCGATAATAAAGGGAATTTCGACCTTAGAGCAGGCTATGAAAAAAAGTTTTGCCAATTTAGAATTTGCCAGTTACAATTTTGCCCAACTCATTCAACATACTTTATAA
- a CDS encoding WD40 repeat protein — protein MKNSLTYNVFFALAITCCFSTATAQYSTKSNTVADRQIERKMEHYRILKDQGYTDQEIFEDLGNANFLNENYTAASFWYGQLKESKKGEPLSKSYQKRYDFALKKSNQTADTASLESNDWLAEVKSDYQIKKATVETFLDRPISERYRELDFQSSNGSFVVDDQKVAEQGLKSIIGDDIDKNHPYKMPVAVTPDGNTAFFSKTVSEKPLYGIFSKKEQVHKIFRAERVNGKWANIEEVAAAPSHSSAKHPAISADGRRLFFASNMPGSFGEFDIYVSEILSDGSLGVAKNLGKKVNTEKNDLYPNVVGNKTLFFASEGRRGYGGLDVYMTQVDNRKVDLAMNLGSEINSDDDDFAIAFTSQSGKAYVMSNRGKNKGGVERIAFTYADQEEPSYDKNEYKLMEALNSESQIRYTSSMFEDE, from the coding sequence ATGAAAAATTCGCTAACCTACAATGTGTTTTTCGCATTAGCAATTACCTGTTGCTTCAGTACGGCAACAGCACAGTACTCTACCAAATCAAATACTGTGGCAGACCGTCAAATCGAGAGAAAGATGGAACACTACAGAATTTTGAAGGATCAAGGCTACACAGACCAAGAGATTTTTGAAGACTTGGGCAATGCCAACTTTCTAAATGAGAATTATACGGCTGCCTCTTTTTGGTACGGGCAGTTGAAAGAATCTAAAAAGGGCGAGCCCCTGAGTAAGAGTTATCAAAAACGATACGACTTTGCCTTAAAGAAGTCGAACCAAACAGCTGATACGGCTTCGTTAGAAAGTAATGATTGGCTGGCAGAAGTTAAAAGCGACTATCAGATCAAAAAGGCAACGGTCGAAACTTTTCTAGACAGACCGATTTCAGAACGGTATAGAGAGCTTGATTTTCAGAGCTCGAACGGGTCTTTTGTGGTCGACGATCAAAAAGTGGCCGAACAAGGTCTTAAGTCGATTATCGGTGATGATATCGATAAGAACCACCCCTATAAAATGCCTGTTGCGGTTACACCTGACGGAAATACGGCTTTCTTCAGTAAAACCGTAAGCGAGAAGCCTTTATATGGTATATTCTCTAAAAAAGAGCAAGTACACAAAATTTTTCGGGCCGAAAGAGTAAACGGAAAATGGGCGAATATAGAAGAGGTCGCAGCGGCACCGAGCCATTCATCGGCCAAACATCCAGCTATTTCTGCCGACGGTAGACGTCTGTTCTTTGCCTCTAATATGCCGGGCAGTTTCGGCGAGTTTGATATCTACGTATCAGAGATATTGAGCGATGGTAGCTTGGGCGTTGCCAAGAACCTGGGTAAAAAAGTAAATACCGAAAAGAACGACCTATACCCGAATGTAGTGGGCAACAAAACTTTGTTCTTTGCTTCTGAAGGAAGAAGAGGTTATGGCGGTCTTGACGTATACATGACTCAAGTCGATAATAGAAAAGTAGATCTGGCCATGAACCTAGGTAGCGAAATCAATAGCGACGATGATGATTTTGCCATTGCGTTCACCAGCCAGAGCGGTAAGGCTTATGTCATGTCGAATCGTGGCAAGAATAAAGGTGGTGTTGAACGTATAGCGTTCACATACGCTGATCAAGAAGAACCGTCGTACGATAAGAACGAATATAAATTGATGGAAGCTTTGAATTCAGAAAGCCAAATTCGATATACCTCTTCAATGTTTGAAGATGAATAA
- a CDS encoding type IX secretion system PorP/SprF family membrane protein: protein MSYNSNTTKRFGLLFLFCAMLGFQMSYGQEAPITEINSKSTYHNQLFYNRFLINPTFSLVRENKSYINILHRNQYATFEDNDQNYFLGFSNKLNESTALGISVYSQWSGVVQEFGFNANYATAVKLGDKNKLTFGTNLTYYNEGLDRNRIVAVENDNKILDSKKESKVAIQPGVTLSLGSFDFGLYATDLFKYNQTANTFLTNMSTKSVKASVQYSHQFMANRGIFADARLMPMVQVGQNEDGSLDYVGSMVLDLPTFGWFQANYDDTYGLSTGLGFNLSKRMSIGYLLEKDLNQDDADLGWNHEVSLAYNFQDHGSKVNSLVDASNDAQIDRIVRNYEEQILRLTAENEKAMNKERKSFKKQAIEANSALDDPNSLAYENRLILDEMILRQDSIDAARDAAFQSRLESLVDVLKQEIRQSKEADAEINKEKTPKFNTGLAENGTTKTAIAKEELAVVEESPKVSDKEDVNISLIADVGNQVADATVDNEIHKSVDTFFNQREEAMQRQREHRVAQAEAKPVTGSKNVASKIKEEVNLPIRVLNQANIVGAQSGYFVIANVYSNKKYMNAFMESLKKKGLKAGQFYNKENGLYYVYLADYNFKQDAKDAYVTNLDGKYQDEKWIMQVDDHSAIVDNMYNDY, encoded by the coding sequence ATGAGCTACAATAGTAATACTACCAAAAGATTTGGCCTGCTTTTTTTGTTCTGTGCCATGTTGGGCTTTCAGATGAGCTACGGCCAAGAAGCACCGATTACCGAAATCAATTCAAAAAGTACCTATCACAATCAATTGTTTTACAATCGCTTTTTGATTAATCCGACCTTTTCGTTGGTGAGAGAGAACAAGTCGTATATCAATATTTTGCATAGAAATCAATATGCAACTTTTGAAGATAACGATCAAAACTACTTTCTGGGTTTCAGTAATAAGCTGAACGAGAGCACCGCCTTGGGTATTAGTGTGTATAGCCAATGGTCTGGGGTAGTTCAAGAATTCGGTTTTAACGCCAACTACGCGACAGCGGTAAAGTTAGGTGATAAGAACAAGCTTACTTTTGGTACCAATCTTACCTATTATAATGAAGGGTTGGATCGCAATCGAATTGTAGCTGTAGAAAATGATAATAAAATACTTGACTCGAAAAAAGAAAGTAAAGTGGCAATTCAGCCAGGGGTAACCCTTTCATTGGGTAGTTTTGATTTTGGCCTATATGCGACCGATCTATTCAAATACAATCAGACCGCCAATACCTTTTTGACCAATATGAGTACGAAGAGTGTTAAGGCTTCTGTACAGTACAGTCACCAGTTTATGGCCAATCGCGGCATTTTTGCCGACGCAAGGTTAATGCCAATGGTGCAAGTTGGCCAAAACGAAGATGGTAGTTTAGACTATGTGGGCTCTATGGTACTAGACCTGCCGACCTTCGGCTGGTTTCAGGCAAATTATGATGACACCTATGGGCTGAGCACAGGTTTAGGGTTCAACTTGAGCAAAAGAATGTCTATTGGGTACCTATTGGAGAAAGACTTGAATCAAGATGATGCCGATTTAGGGTGGAACCATGAAGTTTCGTTGGCCTATAACTTTCAAGACCATGGCTCAAAGGTCAATAGCTTGGTAGATGCTTCGAACGATGCACAGATAGATCGTATCGTTAGAAACTACGAAGAACAGATATTGAGGTTGACCGCCGAGAACGAAAAGGCAATGAACAAAGAAAGAAAATCATTTAAAAAACAAGCGATAGAAGCAAATTCGGCCCTAGATGATCCTAATTCTTTGGCATACGAGAACCGTTTGATACTAGATGAGATGATTTTAAGACAAGATTCTATCGATGCCGCCAGAGATGCTGCTTTTCAATCACGCTTAGAGAGTTTGGTAGATGTATTAAAGCAAGAAATACGACAGTCTAAAGAAGCCGACGCTGAAATCAATAAAGAGAAGACACCTAAGTTCAATACCGGCTTGGCAGAGAACGGTACAACAAAGACTGCAATCGCTAAAGAAGAGCTGGCCGTTGTTGAAGAAAGCCCTAAAGTTTCAGATAAAGAGGATGTTAACATAAGCTTGATTGCGGATGTCGGCAACCAAGTAGCGGATGCGACCGTAGACAACGAAATACACAAATCAGTAGACACATTCTTTAATCAGAGAGAAGAGGCCATGCAACGTCAAAGAGAACACCGTGTGGCACAGGCGGAAGCTAAACCGGTTACCGGAAGCAAAAACGTTGCCTCGAAGATAAAAGAAGAAGTGAATCTTCCTATTCGAGTGCTGAACCAGGCAAATATCGTGGGAGCTCAATCAGGGTATTTCGTAATTGCCAATGTGTATAGCAACAAAAAATACATGAACGCCTTTATGGAGAGCTTGAAAAAGAAAGGTCTTAAAGCTGGGCAGTTCTATAATAAAGAAAACGGATTATACTACGTCTACTTGGCAGACTATAACTTCAAGCAAGATGCAAAAGATGCATATGTAACCAACTTAGACGGTAAATACCAAGATGAAAAATGGATCATGCAGGTAGATGACCATTCTGCAATCGTTGATAATATGTACAACGACTATTAA
- a CDS encoding LuxR family two component transcriptional regulator: MNTTLPKIIVIDNDRFLHEAYQKYFESYLEYSLGGIYSTISEAVAEFDEVKPDIIFSEVELPKISGIEGIQLFRKKDPNVKIIMLSENKEYELVKKAFKKTANGYLSKPINERKLYNALDSIKNEGSTMSNDIVSQIISKFQRKSNDYFSERENQVIEYLCQGATYKTIAEKLFVTASAINFHIQNIYLKLNVNSKSEALRKLQEMEISRALI; the protein is encoded by the coding sequence ATGAATACCACGTTACCAAAGATTATTGTAATCGATAATGATCGATTTTTACACGAGGCTTACCAAAAGTATTTTGAATCGTATCTCGAATATTCCCTTGGTGGAATTTACAGTACTATTTCTGAAGCTGTAGCGGAATTTGATGAAGTTAAGCCCGACATTATTTTTTCTGAAGTTGAATTGCCCAAAATCTCAGGTATTGAGGGCATTCAGCTTTTCAGAAAAAAAGATCCCAACGTCAAAATTATCATGCTCAGTGAGAATAAAGAATATGAGCTGGTAAAAAAAGCGTTCAAGAAAACGGCCAATGGCTATCTCTCAAAACCGATTAACGAGCGAAAGTTGTACAATGCCTTAGACTCCATCAAAAATGAAGGATCTACCATGAGCAATGATATCGTGAGCCAGATTATTTCAAAATTTCAACGAAAATCAAACGATTATTTTTCAGAAAGAGAAAATCAGGTCATCGAATACCTTTGTCAAGGGGCTACGTACAAGACTATTGCCGAGAAATTGTTCGTAACCGCAAGTGCCATTAACTTTCACATTCAGAACATTTATTTAAAGCTGAACGTGAATTCAAAATCAGAAGCATTGAGAAAGTTGCAAGAAATGGAAATTTCGCGTGCATTGATATAA
- a CDS encoding nitroreductase: MANTIKNLEWRYAVKKFDADRLLPDEKIGCLKKAFNLTATSYGLQPITLLVIQNKEIQTRLVPHSYQQKQVAQASHLLVICTQIAIDEKYIQKYFEQVKRVRGTADEILDPFKKALISDFSAKKLEEVQIWTKNQAYLALGNLLAVCAMEKIDSCPMEGFIPSAYDEVLNLTDMGLTSALVLPVGYRAGDDMFSELKKVRKNLEDSIIEFN, encoded by the coding sequence ATGGCGAATACGATTAAGAACTTAGAATGGCGGTATGCAGTTAAAAAATTTGATGCTGACCGATTGCTTCCCGATGAAAAAATAGGGTGTTTAAAAAAGGCCTTTAACTTAACGGCAACTTCTTACGGTCTTCAGCCGATTACATTGTTGGTCATCCAAAATAAAGAAATTCAAACACGCTTAGTACCGCATTCGTATCAACAAAAACAGGTGGCCCAAGCTTCTCATTTGTTGGTAATATGTACCCAGATCGCAATTGACGAAAAGTACATTCAAAAATATTTTGAACAGGTGAAGAGGGTGAGGGGCACTGCCGATGAAATACTTGACCCTTTTAAAAAGGCACTGATAAGTGATTTTTCGGCAAAAAAATTAGAAGAAGTACAGATTTGGACTAAAAATCAAGCCTATTTGGCCCTGGGAAACCTATTGGCCGTCTGCGCCATGGAAAAGATTGATTCTTGCCCCATGGAAGGCTTTATTCCTTCAGCTTATGATGAGGTATTAAATTTAACCGATATGGGGTTGACCTCTGCGCTCGTCTTACCGGTGGGGTATCGTGCTGGGGACGATATGTTTTCGGAACTGAAAAAAGTGCGCAAAAATTTAGAAGACAGTATAATAGAATTCAATTAA
- a CDS encoding 8-amino-3,8-dideoxy-alpha-D-manno-octulosonate transaminase, protein MPGFELFGDRERAQVQDVMDSGVLMRYGFDGMRNGHYKALELEKVLAEKMQVKHAQLVSSGTAALTVALASAGIGAGDEVIMPTFTFVASFESILALGAIPVLVDVDDTLTLSPEAVEKAITQRTKVVMPVHMCGSMADLKKLKTICDKHDLLLLEDACQAIGGSFEGKPLGSYGDLGCFSFDYVKMITCGEGGAVITNSDQFKLNADHYSDHGHDHVGNDRGAETHPFMGYNFRISELHAAVGLAQIQRLDEFLSIQKRNYMIIREALGSIEGLTFRKVPDGGVESYAFLSFFLPDSETAKRVHGALGTAGVDACFYWFDNNWHYYRKWEHLSAKKSLPKVSWEVNELLRDYSTVDFSRSDHWVGRNISCLIKLGWAEDEVRARADKMVEVISKSI, encoded by the coding sequence ATGCCAGGATTCGAGCTTTTCGGGGATCGAGAGAGAGCCCAAGTACAAGATGTGATGGATTCCGGAGTGCTGATGCGCTACGGTTTTGACGGAATGAGAAACGGTCATTACAAGGCCTTGGAACTTGAAAAGGTCTTGGCCGAAAAAATGCAGGTCAAACATGCCCAATTGGTCAGTAGCGGTACGGCTGCCCTGACCGTTGCTTTGGCCAGTGCCGGTATTGGGGCGGGCGATGAGGTGATTATGCCCACATTTACTTTTGTCGCAAGTTTTGAATCGATTTTAGCGTTAGGCGCCATTCCCGTTTTGGTAGATGTCGATGACACTTTGACCTTGAGCCCAGAAGCAGTGGAAAAGGCAATTACCCAGCGTACAAAGGTAGTGATGCCCGTGCATATGTGCGGTTCTATGGCCGATTTAAAAAAGTTAAAGACCATTTGCGACAAGCATGATTTATTGCTTTTAGAGGATGCATGCCAAGCCATCGGAGGCAGTTTTGAAGGTAAACCGTTGGGCAGCTATGGTGACTTAGGTTGTTTTTCTTTTGATTATGTAAAAATGATCACCTGTGGCGAAGGTGGGGCGGTGATAACGAACAGCGACCAATTCAAATTGAACGCCGACCATTATTCGGATCATGGTCATGACCATGTAGGTAATGATAGGGGTGCGGAGACCCATCCGTTTATGGGGTATAATTTTCGAATATCCGAATTGCATGCCGCGGTCGGTCTGGCCCAAATTCAGCGATTGGATGAATTTCTATCGATTCAGAAAAGAAATTATATGATCATCAGGGAAGCATTAGGTTCCATCGAAGGATTGACGTTTAGAAAAGTTCCTGACGGGGGTGTTGAGAGCTATGCTTTTTTGAGTTTCTTTTTACCGGATAGTGAAACGGCCAAGAGGGTACATGGGGCACTGGGTACAGCTGGCGTAGACGCTTGTTTTTACTGGTTCGATAACAATTGGCACTATTATCGTAAATGGGAGCATTTATCGGCTAAAAAGTCACTTCCTAAAGTGTCTTGGGAGGTTAATGAACTTTTACGTGACTATTCAACCGTTGATTTTTCAAGGTCAGACCATTGGGTGGGCCGTAATATTTCGTGCTTGATCAAATTGGGTTGGGCAGAAGATGAGGTCAGGGCTAGGGCCGATAAAATGGTAGAGGTTATTTCAAAATCCATCTAA